The Planctomycetia bacterium DNA window GGCGACAACGATCGCGATTGGTTCTTCTGGTTCTCGGCCGATACCATGGCCGACCGCCGTCAGGACGAGTCGGTCACCGGCGGCGATCTTTCGAGTTCCGCCTGGATCAAACGATTGCATTTGGATTTGCTCGGCCGTCTGCCCACGGAAATTGAAGTGGGGCAGCAACAAGGGCGGCTGGAGATCGGTTTCGGCGGCAACGTGCTCGCGCTGGGAGTTCTCCGTAGCCAAGAATACCGCGCCGAACAACTGCGCTATATCTATCGACAGACGCTGGGCCGGGACATCGCGGCGAATGAGCTCGCCGCGGGACTGGCCAGTTGGGACCGGGTCGGCGGCGTGGAACGCCTCTGGGCCGACTTATTGGGCACGGCGGAGTTTTTCGAGGCCCACGGCGCGAACGATGCCGATGCCGTGCAGGCGATGTTCAATGTCGTCTTGCGTCGCACCGCGCCGGACGCCGAGTTGTCCGTTTCGCTGGAAAACCTGCCGGGCAGCACGCGCGCGGAAATTGCCTTTGATTTGCTCACCAGCGATGAATCCCGGACGACGTGGATCAATCATTGGCATCGCGACTATTTGCACCGCGCGCCGGACGACGCGGAGTTGGATTACTGGCTGCGTCAGTACCGCAAAGGCGTCTCGACCGAGCTGATTCTTTCGCGGCTGCTGTCCGGGACCGCATATATGAATCAGCCGTACTTCGCAGCCACGGATTTTGGCGCCACGCCCAACGACGCGACGGATGACACCGAAGCCATTCAGTCCGCGATTGATTTGGCCGGCGCGTCAGGCAGTGGCGTCGTGTATCTCGCCGAGGGTGTGTTTGTGGTCGAAAATCTCTGGATCAGCCATTCCCACATCAAGTTGACCGGGCCCGGCACGCTCAAACTTCGAAATAACTCCCCCGCCGTCGGCGTGCTGACTGTGCAGGGAGATTTCAACGTCGTCTCATACGTCAATATCGATGGGAACAATTTGGGCAAACACACCGGACGCGCGGAAGGGCTGCGCGTGATCGGCAATGACAATCGCGTTTATCGCGTGACCGTGTCGAACACGCTGTTCGACATGCATGCTGAACCCTCCGGCGGCAACTTCATGATTGGCGGCGCGCGGAACACGTTAATCGAAACGAAATCCTACAATGCCGGTCACTCGAGCTACCGCCAAATTGGCGACAATAATCTCTACCGCGACATCATTGGAATCAACGCCCGGGTCAAGGGCTTCAACGGGATGGGGGACGGCAGCAGCTTCACGGTCGACGGCGGCTATTTCGAAACGAATGCCATGGAACACGAGCTTGGCGTCAATAGTTTTCAGGTCGATCCGGGCCCGATGGGGAAGCGCGTGCATCGTGTCGTGCTGAGAAACGTCGTGGCGAAGGGCCCTGAAAACAGCGTGCCGTGGACGACCAACGTGGCCAAATTCGCGCTGATTGATGAGATTGCGATCGAGAACAGCTTCTTTACTCATCAGGCCGAAAGCATCTACTCGCTCCGCTTCGCCGAGGGAGTCGGCAAGGTCTTGTTGCGGGACGTGTTTCTTAGCCGTGCCATGTACATGGAGCAGGACACGCATGACGGATCGGGGCTGCAGGACCCGCTCGACGAGTTAGTGATGCAGCGCGTGACCATTGGCGACGGCGTGCATCGCCCGACGTTTTCGATAGAGGAAGTCGAAGTCGGCCGGCTCGTGATCGAAGACTGCCGCTTCATCGGCTATACCGTGGCCGGCATCGATTGGGAATCGGCCGAGGGCGAATACACGCAAATTTCCATCTCCAACACGCTGTTCCGCGGCTACAATCCGATCCGAGTGACTTACGACATTCTGCCGAACGACGGCGGCGAATTGTCCAACGCCGCCAGGCGGCTGTGGTTCAACGTCAAACGCCGTAATGGCGGCGGGGCCGGCATGGCCATGATGCCGTAGTCGGCTGAGAGCGGCTTGCCCCGAGGTCGCCGCTCCGCTTTACTGGTCGCATGAGCAACTCACTTCTCGCCGGTTTCGATCTCAACGGAAAAGTCGCCCTCGTCACGGGAGCGAGCAAAGGGATCG harbors:
- a CDS encoding glycosyl hydrolase family 28-related protein; the encoded protein is DIVVGGEGDDSLIGGASPDLLIGGLGTDVLGGNDGGDLLVGGTTIYDDVASSLRLILSNWSGAVVFQESTEQFLSNQSSPSLRPFDTVFDDGAADWLEGDNDRDWFFWFSADTMADRRQDESVTGGDLSSSAWIKRLHLDLLGRLPTEIEVGQQQGRLEIGFGGNVLALGVLRSQEYRAEQLRYIYRQTLGRDIAANELAAGLASWDRVGGVERLWADLLGTAEFFEAHGANDADAVQAMFNVVLRRTAPDAELSVSLENLPGSTRAEIAFDLLTSDESRTTWINHWHRDYLHRAPDDAELDYWLRQYRKGVSTELILSRLLSGTAYMNQPYFAATDFGATPNDATDDTEAIQSAIDLAGASGSGVVYLAEGVFVVENLWISHSHIKLTGPGTLKLRNNSPAVGVLTVQGDFNVVSYVNIDGNNLGKHTGRAEGLRVIGNDNRVYRVTVSNTLFDMHAEPSGGNFMIGGARNTLIETKSYNAGHSSYRQIGDNNLYRDIIGINARVKGFNGMGDGSSFTVDGGYFETNAMEHELGVNSFQVDPGPMGKRVHRVVLRNVVAKGPENSVPWTTNVAKFALIDEIAIENSFFTHQAESIYSLRFAEGVGKVLLRDVFLSRAMYMEQDTHDGSGLQDPLDELVMQRVTIGDGVHRPTFSIEEVEVGRLVIEDCRFIGYTVAGIDWESAEGEYTQISISNTLFRGYNPIRVTYDILPNDGGELSNAARRLWFNVKRRNGGGAGMAMMP